The Episyrphus balteatus chromosome 4, idEpiBalt1.1, whole genome shotgun sequence genome includes a window with the following:
- the LOC129919827 gene encoding probable helicase with zinc finger domain has translation MAEKEMQAHDMVRRRNWSRAIALYDQILAQISGSNAALTKSQKDRQIACLLGRCECLLELAKYENCLTDARRVLTLLAADQNDCIASVSRTRRWLIHSLCKLKKFTEAEQIAKEWISEISGQPSFADISKTIERYRTIIQMVSGQKANQKIPSSRLDDEMSMLDTKLDHWATNNLPLDKFSKLLSNKGLKKRENSSHNGVVNNSSSSCSSNSSNSAAGSLNAASTAIIQKTSEMLDNIKIENSDGTISCSYCAISCLSKNELRQHCQTENHQNVIMSDQGRDWKWRPPPRGFALDTYILCESFSESQSCHYGNQCVEAHGLEELNEWKERFEYRRMRLQRACEKELYGKSYTEEILEKWIQATSPDRIMREKVDEVEDVCNNELVTSISSKSSKREWIFVIKSAKPLKAVALLQDAHRNHFAIKSIISADRKPFDLKSDQEWVAASTLSDKNITNSVTDFSQRFEQKITIEFNTDIYGTFRQSVCFDFGSEPLLVKHLCVDVVPVGDAEKIEEIKKDIINSSSARWDDSNANLVKFETTIGTHLKTEAFLSDLKHEKDMLERYPCPRAATFTLTQSTIVERRLTQNNYSSRIHELLYVEEIARYEQIARYNLTTKLKITSNYILTPAGMATSTAKYSLSGELFALMTLGKDISEDTSAGRLILSNCSSVHISALQSNEIKEANKKRDVFEAVIEDKGKNVIYLKLSAKCVENMGLKADTDAEVDIQFQLNRLPYCEWHNAVDKITDFKIIFPDTEIEPNIPWTPKKQWSESSDLRLNAKQREAVNAITTQLGVKLPPILLIGPFGTGKTYTLAQAIKQLLTQPEAKILICTHSNSAADLYIKEYLHPWIESGMEEAKPLRVYYHKRWVATVNSVVQKYCITDGAGNFRRPTVEDIMKHRIVVVTLSISMELSTLGLPKGYFTHIFLDEAAQAMECEAIMPLALANESTRIVLAGDHMQMSPELFSNFAKERKLHISLLERLYDHYPSNFPCKILLCENYRAHEAIIKFTSELFYEQKLIASGKQPRHDRFYPLTFFTTRGEDVQDKNSTAFYNNSEVYEVVERVCELRKKWPSSWGKMNDASIGIMTPYADQVFRIRSELRKRRMGGISVERVLNVQGKQFRAIFLSTVRTRRTCMPNSSSSSSSVSDDADYGFLSNSKLLNTAITRAQSLVAVVGDPVALCSIGRCRKVWERFIEICNENKSLFGITWSYLRSQLDGVELKRSYVLNPLAPEFIPRALQPEAYLRDQTAMYLLGASNQHSIAGAHHQPNNQIPSMYGNLGGPYAMLNQSQMAQVAKSAHHNQFHHGNIPMRPIGPPQHNPTFSMQAQNRPPTHIPQSQQQFPPYMIWPQQQPPQQQQSNANIPNQMMRPTYPGQQPPIQPPQNQNPNASLWGPPPQNNPWGVIPKSGIPNPNHRPPNQMPNSVLPQQNSSHNITMPSAPRSQQGVQSLPQHQLPNAGPLAVQNQSQNQIRGQNADIGFIKKSMYQHPNPAANIGYNNPINQPILLNNRLNNSYSNGPISPATGGPGLEPFVRPGPNVPLNLHHQNSLIAANNSGGHKEKDFQFLNNVHIPVNIGGSLFQAPPTVSAVQNPTSHMPTFQEYSSLLPPNMTIYEMAFEPKESQYKWYLKLLEIHGQESANKFTEILRQAMGIMHNSKPNSVPSLQTNQQQQQQQLSMQISQNQQHQHHHQQQQQQQQQQPQQQQHSVSMPRSAGGFAGPPANVMLSNRGGTPPSSTEPSMNFNQQIDMVFNSLMNGNDISQPILREILGMVGNAGGGGNGGGVNNSGNSNIAPSGNINPVNIQQPSVNMIGKEFPLALQQQKTAPSPLFPNQQNVMAGNNDFLLGNDLPGTSTPRVESVPLYRRQVMNNGNSSYHGSNSSSSTAHSIASSTPDNLLDSGIGSSNQIHSSGNLIDTIFNISSTNDLSVTAAAYQNSSFQKLFYNNFPLKLNDLDMRNERAIPQQPRQHHISVMHPQQQQQQQQQQQVQMQMHNHGEPRNTTYAAVLSQGNVVPNSQLHQLHHSSQGHVVSDEKDPFAAIRELGQGTNGFYNYFQ, from the exons atggcagAAAAAGAAATGCAGGCGCACGACATGGTGCGTAGGCGTAATTGGTCGCGTGCTATCGCTCTTTACGACCAAATACTTGCCCAAATATCTGGTTCGAATGCTGCCTTAACCAAGTCGCAGAAAGATAGACAAATTGCATGTCTGCTTGGGCGTTGCGAATGTCTACTTGAACTAgcaaaatatgaaaattgtCTAACAGATGCCCGCAGGGTGCTTACCTTACTAGCTGCTGATCAAAATGACTGTATAGCCAGTGTTTCAAGAACTCGAAGATGGTTGATTCATTCCCTgtgcaaactcaaaaaatttacg GAAGCTGAGCAAATAGCAAAGGAATGGATAAGTGAAATATCAGGTCAGCCCAGCTTTGCGGATATATCCAAAACAATAGAGAGGTACCGAACTATAATACAAATGGTGAGTGGACAAAAGGCCAATCAAAAGATTCCATCATCGCGTTTGGACGATGAGATGTCCATGCTTGACACCAAACTCGATCATTGGGCAACTAACAATTTGCCATTGGACAAGTTCAGCAAACTGCTGAGCAATAAAGGACTTAAAAAGCGCGAAAATAGTAGCCACAATGGAGTCGTCAATAATAGCAGCAGCAGTTGCAGCAGCAATAGCAGCAACAGCGCTGCAGGTTCTCTGAATGCTGCTAGCACAGCCATCATTCAAAAGACCTCAGAAATGCTggataatattaaaatcgaaaaCAGTGATGGAACAATTTCATGCTCATATTGTGCGATTTCGTGTTTGAGCAAAAATGAATTGCGTCAACATTGTCAAACAGAAAACCATCAGAATGTTATCATGTCTGACCAAg GTCGTGATTGGAAGTGGCGACCACCTCCCCGCGGCTTTGCATTGGACACGTACATTTTGTGTGAAAGTTTTTCAGAATCGCAATCATGTCATTACGGAAACCAGTGTGTCGAAGCTCACGGCTTAGAAGAGCTAAATGAATGGAAAGAGAGGTTCGAATATCGCAGAATGCGATTACAAAGAGCCTGCGAAAAGGAGCTCTATGGCAAAAGCTACACAGAGGAAATACTCGAAAAATGGATACAAGCAACTAGTCCGGATCGCATTATGCGTGAAAAGGTCGATGAAGTTGAGGATGTTTGCAACAATGAACTTGTCACAAGCATAAGTTCAAAATCATCGAAACGTGAATGGATTTTCGTAATAAAATCTGCGAAACCATTGAAAGCTGTAGCACTTTTGCAAGATGCACACCGCAATCATTTTGCAATTAAGTCTATCATCTCGGCAGACAGAAAACCTTTTGATCTGAAATCCGACCAGGAATGGGTTGCCGCGTCAACGTTAAGTGATAAAAACATAACTAACTCTGTTACTGATTTCTCGCAACGCTTTGAACAAAAGATAACAATTGAATTCAACACAGATATATATGGTACTTTCCGTCAATCTGTATGCTTTGATTTTGGCTCAGAACCATTATTGGTAAAGCATCTTTGTGTAGATGTTGTTCCAGTTGGCGATGcagaaaaaatagaagaaatcaAAAAGGACATTATTAATTCGTCTTCAGCTAGATGGGATGATTCGAATGCGAATTTAGTCAAATTCGAAACGACAATTGGAACACATCTCAAAACTGAAGCGTTTTTGAGTGATTTAAAGCATGAAAAGGATATGCTTGAGCGTTATCCATGTCCACGAGCCGCTACCTTTACGCTAACACAATCGACAATCGTAGAGAGACGACTTACCCAAAACAACTACAGTTCTCGTATACACGAATTACTCTATGTAGAAGAAATTGCGCGTTACGAACAGATTGCACGCTACAATCTTACTACAAAATTAAAGATAACTTCCAATTACATCTTAACACCAGCTGGAATGGCGACTAGTACAGCGAAGTATTCGTTGTCTGGCGAGCTGTTTGCTCTAATGACATTGGGGAAAGATATTTCAGAAGATACATCGGCAGGACGCTTGATTCTATCGAACTGCTCGAGTGTGCACATTTCGGCACTGCAAAGCAACGAAATTAAAGAAGCGAACAAGAAACGTGACGTCTTTGAGGCAGTCATTGAGGATAAAGGCAAAAATGTAATCTACCTGAAGCTATCGGCCAAGTGTGTAGAGAACATGGGTCTCAAAGCTGATACAGATGCCGAAGTTGATATTCAGTTTCAATTAAATCGCCTTCCCTATTGCGAATGGCACAATGCTGTGGACAAAATAAcggatttcaaaataattttcccagatacagaaattgaaCCGAATATTCCGTGGACGCCGAAGAAACAATGGTCAGAATCGAGTGATCTTCGGCTTAATGCGAAGCAAAGGGAAGCAGTGAATGCTATAACGACACAATTGGGCGTTAAACTGCCACCAATTCTCTTAATTGGACCATTTGGAACTGGAAAAACGTACACACTTGCACAGGCTATAAAGCAGCTATTAACACAGCCAGAAGCAAAGATTTTAATATGTACGCATTCCAATTCTGCTGCTGATCTCTATATTAAAGAATACCTGCATCCATGGATAGAGAGTGGAATGGAGGAAGCTAAACCTTTGAGAGTGTACTACCACAAACGTTGGGTCGCTACGGTTAACAGTGTTGTTCAGAAG TACTGCATAACAGATGGAGCAGGCAACTTTAGACGCCCAACCGTGGAAGACATTATGAAACATCGGATTGTTGTTGTCACACTGAGTATATCGATGGAGCTTTCAACATTGGGCCTACCCAAAGGCTACTTTACGCATATATTTCTTGATGAAGCTGCTCAAGCCATGGAATGCGAAGCAATTATGCCCCTAGCATTGGCTAATGAAAGTACGCGTATTGTTTTAGCTGGAGATCATATGCAAATGAGTCCGGAACTCTTTTCGAATTTTGCGAAAGAACGTAAGCTTCATATTTCTCTGCTAGAACGTTTGTACGATCATTATCCGTCGAATTTTCCTTGTAAAATCTTGCTCTGTGAAAACTACAGAGCTCACGAAGCCATTATCAAGTTTACATCAGAGCTTTTCTACGAACAAAAACTTATAGCATCTGGCAAGCAACCTCGTCATGATCGATTCTACCCGTTAACATTCTTTACAACTAGAGGTGAAGACGTTCAAGATAAAAATTCAACAGCTTTTTACAACAACTCGGAGGTGTATGAGGTAGTTGAGCGTGTGTGCGAATTGCGAAAAAAATGGCCAAGTTCTTGGGGAAAGATGAATGATGCTAGCATTGGCATCATGACTCCATATGCTGATCAGGTTTTTCGAATAAGATCAGAGCTTCGTAAGCGGCGGATGGGTGGAATATCAGTAGAGCGAGTGCTAAATGTACAGGGCAAGCAATTTCGGGCAATATTTTTGTCTACAGTTCGAACTCGCCGCACTTGCATGCCCAATAGCAGTTCTTCTAGCTCATCAGTGAGTGACGATGCCGATTATGGCTTTCTGAGTAATTCGAAATTGCTTAATACTGCTATTACACGAGCACAAAGTCTTGTAGCCGTAGTAGGAGATCCAGTGGCTTTGTGCTCGATAGGTCGATGTCGTAAGGTGTGGGAACGATTCATTGAAATATGCAATGAAAATAAATCCCTCTTCGGAATAACATGGTCGTATTTGCGTTCACAGCTCGATGGGGTTGAATTAAAGCGCAGTTATGTACTTAATCCTCTAGCTCCTGAATTTATACCGCGTGCTCTGCAACCGGAAGCCTATTTGCGCGACCAGACAGCAATGTATTTACTAGGTGCCAGTAACCAGCATAGCATAGCCGGCGCACATCATCAACCAAATAATCAAATTCCTTCCATGTACGGTAATTTAGGTGGTCCCTATGCTATGTTGAACCAATCTCAGATGGCTCAAGTTGCAAAATCTGCACACCACAACCAGTTTCATCATGGCAACATTCCTATGCGACCAATAGGTCCACCGCAACACAATCCAACGTTTAGCATGCAAGCCCAAAATCGGCCACCAACGCACATACCACAGTCACAACAACAATTTCCCCCTTACATGATTTGGCCCCAACAACAACCGccgcaacaacaacaatcaaatGCTAACATCCCCAACCAAATGATGCGACCAACCTATCCGGGGCAGCAGCCCCCCATTCAGCCACCTCAAAATCAGAATCCGAATGCTAGTTTGTGGGGACCACCGCCACAAAACAATCCGTGGGGAGTAATTCCGAAATCAGGTATACCGAACCCTAACCATCGGCCCCCAAACCAAATGCCAAACTCTGTTTTGCCGCAACAAAATTCGTCTCATAATATCACAATGCCTAGTGCACCACGCAGTCAACAAGGTGTTCAATCACTTCCCCAGCATCAGCTGCCAAACGCTGGACCATTAGCAGTTCAAAATCAGTCGCAAAATCAAATTCGTGGACAAAATGCTGACATAGGCTTTATAAAGAAGTCCATGTATCAGCATCCCAATCCGGCTGCCAACATTGGTTACAACAACCCAATAAACCAGCCGATTCTGCTGAATAATCGATTGAACAACTCATATTCCAATGGACCCATCAGTCCCGCAACTGGGGGTCCCGGTCTTGAGCCGTTCGTTAGACCAGGTCCGAATGTCCCTCTTAATTTGCACCATCAGAATAGTCTGATCGCCGCTAATAACAGTGGCGGTCATAAGGAGAAAGACTTTCAGTTCTTAAACAACGTACATATTCCCGTCAATATTGGTGGATCTCTATTCCAAGCACCGCCCACAGTTTCGGCTGTGCAAAATCCAACAAGTCATATGCCAACTTTTCAGGAATACAGTTCTCTTCTGCCGCCCAATATGACTATCTACGAAATGGCTTTTGAGCCAAAGGAATCCCAATACAAGTGGTATCTAAAGCTTCTCGAAATTCATGGTCAAGAGTCGGCGAACAAATTCACTGAAATTCTGCGACAGGCAATGGGGATAATGCATAACTCAAAACCCAACAGTGTTCCATCTCTTCAAACAaaccaacaacagcaacaacaacaattgtcCATGCAGATATCACAGAAtcaacaacatcaacaccatcaccagcagcagcaacaacaacaacagcaacaaccaCAACAGCAGCAACACTCAGTTTCTATGCCTAGATCTGCAGGTGGATTCGCAGGACCACCAGCAAATGTCATGTTATCCAATCGTGGTGGCACACCGCCATCATCAACTGAGCCTTCGATGAATTTCAATCAACAAATCGATATGGTATTCAATTCATTAATGAATGGCAACGATATAAGCCAACCGATTCTTCGAGAAATATTGGGAATGGTTGGAAATGCTGGTGGTGGTGGTAATGGAGGGGGTGTGAACAATAGTGGAAACTCTAACATTGCGCCTAGTGGAAATATCAATCCAGTTAATATTCAGCAGCCCAGTGTTAATATGATTGGAAAAGAATTTCCTTTAGCTCTGCAACAACAAAAGACAGCTCCCTCACCACTTTTTCCAAATCAACAAAATGTCATGGCTGGAAACAATG attttttgttgggAAATGATCTCCCTGGCACATCAACACCACGAGTTGAGTCTGTGCCTTTGTACCGTCGGCAAGTTATGAACAATGGAAACTCCAGCTATCACGGTTCGAATTCGTCCTCGTCAACTGCTCACTCTATTGCATCATCGACTCCCGACAATCTTTTGGACAGTGGCATCGGCAGCAGTAATCAAATTCACTCCTCCGGCAATCTTATTGACACTATCTTCAACATCTCTTCAACTAACGACTTGTCAGTTACGGCTGCCGCCTATCAAAATAGTTCATTTCAAAAGTTATTCTACAATAACTTTCCATTAAAACTAAATGATTTAGATATGAGAAATGAACGAGCGATACCTCAACAACCACGGCAGCATCATATCTCAGTAATGCATCcccaacagcagcaacaacaacaacagcagcagcaagtCCAAATGCAAATGCATAATCATGGAGAGCCACGTAACACAACGTATGCAGCTGTCCTGAGTCAAGGGAATGTCGTTCCAAACTCGCAGCTTCATCAACTCCATCATTCGTCCCAAGGACATGTAGTAAGCGACGAGAAGGATCCATTTGCTGCAATCAGAGAGCTTGGTCAAGGCACCAATGGCTTctataattattttcaatag
- the LOC129918454 gene encoding H/ACA ribonucleoprotein complex subunit 2-like protein, which produces MGKIKTEVEDTEDFKNVSIKEEGTYEDKLKYVSPISKPMASKKLAKKCYKLIKKAMAHKTYIRNGLKDVQTRIRKGETGIVIFAGDVTPIDIMCHLPAVCEEKGIPYTYTPSRADLGAAMGVKRGTVALLVRENAEYQDLYDELKADFEALPIPS; this is translated from the exons atgggcAAAATAAAGACCGAAGTTGAGGATACTGAAGATTTCAAAAACGTTTCCATCAAAGAAGAAGGAACTTATGAAGACAAATTAAAGTATGTGAGTCCCATATCCAAGCCAATGGCATCAAAGAAACTTGCTAAGAAATGCtacaaacttattaaaaaagCAATGGCACATAAAACATACATCCGTAATGGACTCAAAGATGTTCAGACAAGAATAAGGAAAGGTGAAACTGG aatTGTAATCTTTGCTGGAGATGTAACACCCATTGACATCATGTGCCATTTGCCTGCCGTATGCGAAGAGAAAGGTATTCCCTACACTTACACCCCGAGTCGAGCGGATTTGGGAGCTGCTATGGGTGTTAAGCGCGGAACTGTAGCTTTGTTGGTTCGGGAAAATGCTGAATATCAAGACTTGTATGATGAACTCAAAGCCGACTTTGAAGCGCTTCCGATACcctcataa